The following are from one region of the Corylus avellana chromosome ca1, CavTom2PMs-1.0 genome:
- the LOC132167194 gene encoding probable protein phosphatase 2C 73 isoform X1 produces the protein MVLFPSLLDAWTKTESIDVGKETAKTLAKEARKNDQLILSSSATVKSKKSDNYVSVCSKRGQKGINQDCLIVWEEFGCQQDMMFCGIFDGHGPWGHLVAKRVRKSLPASLLCNWQETISSTSLDLDFQMEVDRNLRRLDIWKQSYLKTYAAVDQELKHHPGIDSFRSGTTALTIVKQGEQLVIANVGDSRAVLATTSDDGHLVPLQLTIDFKPNLPQEAERIAESKGRVFSFEDEPGVYRMWRQRHNGETPAGLALSRALGDFCLKDFGLISVPDVTQREISKRDKFVILATDGVWDVVSNQEALQIVSSTADREKSAKRLVEFAVGAWKQKKRGFAMDDISAICLFFHT, from the exons ATGGTGCTTTTCCCATCCCTTCTTGATGCGTGGACAAAAACTGAATCAATTGATGTTGGAAAGGAAACTGCAAAAACATTGGCAAAGGAAGCCAGGAAGAATGATCAGTTGATTTTAAGTTCTTCAGCCACTGTCAAGTCCAAAAAATCTGACAACTATGTGTCAGTGTGCTCTAAAAGAGGCCAGAAGGGGATTAATCAGGATTGCTTAATTGTTTGGGAG GAGTTTGGATGCCAACAAGACATGATGTTTTGTGGCATTTTCGATGGGCATGGGCCATGGGGACACCTTGTAGCAAAAAGGGTGAGGAAATCATTGCCTGCTTCTTTACTGTGCAATTGGCAAGAAACTATATCTTCAACCTCACTTGACCTGGATTTTCAAATGGAAGTGGATAGAAATCTTCGTAGGCTTGATATATGGAAGCAATCCTACTTGAAAACTTATGCTGCTGTTGACCAGGAGCTTAAGCATCATCCCGGAATTGATTCTTTTCGTAGTGGTACTACAGCTCTCACAATTGTTAAACAG GGTGAACAACTTGTCATAGCAAATGTTGGCGATTCTCGGGCTGTGCTGGCGACGACTTCTGATGATGGCCATTTGGTACCACTTCAGCTTACCATCGACTTTAAGCCCAATTTACCTC AGGAGGCAGAGAGAATAGCAGAGTCGAAAGGACGAGTGTTTAGTTTTGAGGATGAGCCTGGGGTGTACAGGATGTGGAGGCAGAGGCACAATGGGGAGACACCAGCTGGGCTAGCTTTGTCGAGAGCCTTGGGGGACTTCTGCCTAAAGGACTTCGGTCTTATTTCTGTGCCGGATGTGACGCAAAGGGAGATAAGTAAGAGAGATAAATTTGTGATTTTGGCAACAGATGGTGTATGGGACGTTGTTTCCAACCAAGAAGCTCTGCAGATTGTTTCTTCCACAGCAGATAGGGAAAAATCAGCTAAAAGGCTGGTAGAGTTTGCTGTTGGAGCATGGAAACAGAAGAAACGAGGCTTTGCCATGGATGACATCTCAGCTATTTGCCTCTTCTTTCACACTTGA
- the LOC132167194 gene encoding probable protein phosphatase 2C 34 isoform X2, producing the protein MVLFPSLLDAWTKTESIDVGKETAKTLAKEARKNDQLILSSSATVKSKKSDNYVSVCSKRGQKGINQDCLIVWEEFGCQQDMMFCGIFDGHGPWGHLVAKRELKHHPGIDSFRSGTTALTIVKQGEQLVIANVGDSRAVLATTSDDGHLVPLQLTIDFKPNLPQEAERIAESKGRVFSFEDEPGVYRMWRQRHNGETPAGLALSRALGDFCLKDFGLISVPDVTQREISKRDKFVILATDGVWDVVSNQEALQIVSSTADREKSAKRLVEFAVGAWKQKKRGFAMDDISAICLFFHT; encoded by the exons ATGGTGCTTTTCCCATCCCTTCTTGATGCGTGGACAAAAACTGAATCAATTGATGTTGGAAAGGAAACTGCAAAAACATTGGCAAAGGAAGCCAGGAAGAATGATCAGTTGATTTTAAGTTCTTCAGCCACTGTCAAGTCCAAAAAATCTGACAACTATGTGTCAGTGTGCTCTAAAAGAGGCCAGAAGGGGATTAATCAGGATTGCTTAATTGTTTGGGAG GAGTTTGGATGCCAACAAGACATGATGTTTTGTGGCATTTTCGATGGGCATGGGCCATGGGGACACCTTGTAGCAAAAAGG GAGCTTAAGCATCATCCCGGAATTGATTCTTTTCGTAGTGGTACTACAGCTCTCACAATTGTTAAACAG GGTGAACAACTTGTCATAGCAAATGTTGGCGATTCTCGGGCTGTGCTGGCGACGACTTCTGATGATGGCCATTTGGTACCACTTCAGCTTACCATCGACTTTAAGCCCAATTTACCTC AGGAGGCAGAGAGAATAGCAGAGTCGAAAGGACGAGTGTTTAGTTTTGAGGATGAGCCTGGGGTGTACAGGATGTGGAGGCAGAGGCACAATGGGGAGACACCAGCTGGGCTAGCTTTGTCGAGAGCCTTGGGGGACTTCTGCCTAAAGGACTTCGGTCTTATTTCTGTGCCGGATGTGACGCAAAGGGAGATAAGTAAGAGAGATAAATTTGTGATTTTGGCAACAGATGGTGTATGGGACGTTGTTTCCAACCAAGAAGCTCTGCAGATTGTTTCTTCCACAGCAGATAGGGAAAAATCAGCTAAAAGGCTGGTAGAGTTTGCTGTTGGAGCATGGAAACAGAAGAAACGAGGCTTTGCCATGGATGACATCTCAGCTATTTGCCTCTTCTTTCACACTTGA
- the LOC132162111 gene encoding uncharacterized protein LOC132162111, with protein sequence MAAATMATAAGAAVLLYYLLSRRLSAGRVEGEDERSKLSRSSRWRISRRPAQAPGTLFESISTLSETLRFTYSETLGKWPIGDLAFGINYFMRRQGNLQVAGVYAGNDCIQLKGPEIVVELNRFLRLLILCMLFSKKKFPVFLESAGYSEEDVLLHKPKAELLKPAFSIIRDRGSKCFLLLIRGTHSIKDTLTAATGAVVPFHHSVLHDGGISNLVLGYAHCGMVAAARWIAKLCTPSLLKALDEYPDYKVEIVGHSLGGGTAALLTYILREQKELSSSTCVTFAPAACMTWELAESGKHFITTVINGSDLVPTFSVASLDDLRSEVTASSWLNDLRDQVEHTRVLNVLYRSATALGSRLPSIASTKARVAGAGALLKPVSSSTQVVMKRAQNVAQAVVKTRSSLSSWSCMGARRRHVGPLMESKVEDSPEAALSERNSESAATDGITVEPLLNKVERNSSSGGSVHDDTDEEEHLLPDDGVISGSTVEDITEGELLFELERELQRQDNEADIRAQEEAAAAIEITEEESILADAVESINPISSSDVSESHRFYPPGRIMHIVSVPSSDTPNIDSGTQTEEHVGIFETPRELYSKLRLSKTMVNDHYMPMYKKMIEMLIRELENEEACGSVM encoded by the exons ATGGCGGCGGCGACAATGGCGACTGCTGCCGGAGCTGCGGTGCTGCTGTACTACTTGCTGAGCCGGAGACTGTCGGCGGGGAGGGTGGAGGGAGAAGATGAACGGTCGAAATTGAGCAGATCGTCTAGGTGGAGAATTTCTCGGAGGCCGGCTCAGGCTCCGGGGACGCTGTTCGAGTCGATCAGCACGCTCTCTGAGACGTTGCGTTTCACGTATTCGGAGACTTTGGGGAAATGGCCGATCGGGGACTTGGCGTTCGGGATTAATTATTTCATGAGGAGGCAG GGTAACTTACAAGTTGCAGGTGTATATGCTGGTAACGATTGTATACAACTTAAAGGCCCTGAAATTGTTGTGGAGTTGAACAGATTTCTGAGGTTGTTGATACTTTGTATGCTTTTCTCGAAGAAGAAGTTTCCGGTGTTTTTAGAGTCTGCCGGCTACTCTGAGGAAGATGTCCTCCTTCACAAGCCCAAGGCAGAG CTTTTGAAGCCCGCTTTCTCAATTATACGAGATAGAGGCTCAAAATGTTTCCTTCTATTGATTCGTGGTACTCATAGCATTAAAGATACCCTAACAGCGGCAACTGGTGCAGTGGTCCCTTTCCACCACTCGGTTTTACATGATGGTGGGATAAGCAATTTAGTTTTAGGATATGCCCATTGTGGAATGGTTGCTGCTGCTCGTTGGATAGCAAAGCTTTGCACTCCTTCTCTGCTCAAAGCTCTTGATGAATATCCTGACTACAAAGTTGAG ATTGTTGGGCATTCGCTTGGTGGTGGTACTGCTGCACTTTTGACATATATTCTTCGAGAACAGAAAGAACTCTCCTCAAGCACATGTGTAACGTTTGCCCCAG CTGCCTGTATGACATGGGAATTAGCAGAATCAGGCAAGCATTTTATTACTACCGTCATTAATGGTTCTGACCTGGTGCCAACATTCTCAGTAGCTTCTCTAGATGACCTTCGCTCTGAG GTCACAGCATCATCTTGGTTAAATGATTTGCGAGATCAGGTTGAGCATACAAGGGTCCTAAATGTTTTATATCGCTCTGCAACTGCTCTGGGATCTCGTCTACCATCTATTGCTAGTACCAAAGCCAGGGTCGCTGGTGCAGGTGCACTTCTGAAACCAGTATCCAGCAGCACTCAG GTTGTGATGAAGCGTGCACAGAATGTTGCTCAAGCTGTTGTCAAAACACGCTCATCTCTGTCATCGTGGTCTTGTATGGGTGCACGTCGCCGTCACGTGGGTCCACTAATGGAATCTAAAGTAGAGGATTCGCCTGAAGCAGCTCTCTCTGAAAGAAACTCCGAGTCTGCTGCAACAGATGGAATAACAGTAGAGCCTTTGCTGAATAAAGTGGAACGTAATTCTTCTAGTGGTGGATCAGTTCATGATGATACAGATGAAGAAGAGCATCTCCTTCCAGACGATGGAGTCATTAGTGGATCCACTGTGGAAGACATCACTGAAGGTGAGTTATTGTTTGAACTGGAGAGAGAGCTCCAGAGGCAGGATAATGAAGCAGATATTAGAGCCCAGGAGGAAGCAGCTGCAGCTATAGAAATCACCGAAGAGGAAAGTATACTGGCTGATGCAGTGGAAAGCATTAATCCAATCTCATCATCGGATGTATCAGAGAGCCACCGCTTCTATCCCCCTGGCAGAATCATGCACATCGTTTCTGTACCTTCATCTGATACTCCTAACATAGATAGTGGCACGCAAACTGAGGAACATGTTGGTATCTTTGAGACACCTAGAGAACTGTATAGTAAGCTCCGACTCTCAAAAACAATGGTAAATGACCATTATATGCCTATGTATAAGAAGATGATTGAAATGTTAATCAGGGAACTGGAAAATGAAGAAGCTTGTGGTTCTGTAATGTGA
- the LOC132167321 gene encoding phospholipase D zeta 1 isoform X3 codes for MQGYLNHFLGNLDIVNSREVCKFLEVSKLSFSPEYGPKLKEDYVMVKHLPKIPKDDDDSRKCCACQCFDCCNDNWQKVWAVLKPGFLALLEDPFHTQPLDIIVFDVLPPSDGNGEGRVSLAKEMKERNPLRHAFRVTCGSRSIRIRAKSSAKVKDWVAAINDAGLRPPEGWCHPHRFGSFAPPRGLSEDGSQAQWFVDGRAAFEAIASSIEDAKSEIFICGWWLCPELYLRRSFHAHASSRLEALLEAKAKQGVQIYILLYKEVALALKINSVHSKRKLLSIHENVRVLRYPDHFSSGVYLWSHHEKLVIVDYQICFIGGLDLCFGRYDTSEHKVGDFPPSIWPGKDYYNPRESEPNSWEDTMKDELDREKYPRMPWHDVHCALWGPPCRDIARHFVQRWNYAKRNKAPYEQAIPLLMPQQHMVIPHYMGRSREMQVESMNVQHYKDFRGQDSFSARSSLQDIPLLLPQEADGPDAPSGEPKLHGLDFPTDHLDQPSRVNNGLSFSFRKSKIEPVGPDTPLKGFVDDFESLDNRGKLLSDRLAQPAMKCSDPEWWETQERGYQDGFADESGQVGPRASCYCQVIRSVSQWSAGTSQTEESIHSAYCSVIEKAEHFIYIENQFFISGLSGDEIIHNRVLEALYRRIMRAYNDKKCFRVIIVIPLLPGFQGGVDDGGAASVRAIMHWQYRTICRGQNSILHNLYDLLGPKTHDYISFYGLRAYGKLFDGGPVASSQVYVHSKIMIADDCVALIGSANINDRSLLGSRDSEIGVLIEDKEPVDSFMGGKPWKAGKFSLTLRLTLWSEHLGLHSGEIDQIIDPVVDSTYKDIWMATAKTNTAIYQDVFSCIPNDLIHTRVALRQSVAFWKEKVGHSTIDLGIAPEKLESYQNGDIKKIDPMDRLEAVRGHLVSFPLDFMLKEDLRPVFNESEYYASAQVFH; via the exons GTTTGGGCTGTATTGAAACCTGGATTCTTGGCGTTGCTGGAGGATCCTTTTCATACACAACCTCTAGATATAATTGTTTTTGATGTACTACCTCCTTCAGATGGGAATGGAGAGGGTCGAGTATCACTAGCAAAAGAAATGAAGGAACGGAATCCTTTACGCCACGCTTTTAGG GTGACTTGTGGAAGCCGGAGCATTAGGATAAGAGCTAAGAGTAGTGCTAAAGTTAAAGACTGGGTTGCTGCAATTAATGATGCTGGACTAAGGCCTCCTGAAGGCTGGTGTCATCCTCACCGCTTTGGCTCTTTTGCTCCTCCAAGGGGTTTGAGTGAAGATGGTAGTCAGGCTCAGTGGTTTGTAGATGGTCGAGCTGCTTTTGAAGCTATTGCTTCTTCTATTGAGGACGCAAAATCAGAG ATATTTATTTGTGGCTGGTGGCTGTGCCCAGAACTGTATCTACGCCGTTCTTTTCATGCTCATGCTTCATCCAGGCTTGAGGCTTTACTGGAAGCAAAAGCTAAGCAAGGGGTTCAG ATTTATATTCTACTCTACAAAGAGGTTGCGCTTGCTTTGAAAATCAACAGCGTTCATAGCAAGAGAAAGCTTCTTAGCATTCATGAAAATGTGAGGGTACTGCGTTATCCTGACCACTTCTCTTCTGGTGTTTACTTATG GTCACACCATGAAAAGCTTGTCATTGTAGATTATCAGATATGCTTTATTGGAGGACTTGATTTATGCTTTGGTCGTTATGACACATCTGAACACAAAGTGGGTGATTTCCCGCCTTCAATATGGCCTGGGAAGGACTATTATAACCCAAG GGAATCTGAACCAAATTCATGGGAAGATACAATGAAAGATGAGTTAGATCGTGAAAAATATCCTCGAATGCCTTGGCATGATGTCCATTGTGCTCTTTGGGGGCCTCCTTGTCGTGACATAGCTAGGCACTTTGTTCAGCGCTGGAACTATGCAAAG AGAAATAAGGCTCCCTATGAGCAAGCAATCCCACTACTTATGCCTCAGCAGCACATGGTTATTCCGCATTACATGGGGAGAAGCAGAGAGATGCAGGTTGAGAGTATGAACGTTCAGCATTATAAGGACTTTAGAGGGCAGGATTCCTTTTCTGCAAGATCATCATTACAAGATATCCCACTTCTCTTACCTCAAGAAGCTGATGGGCCGGATGCTCCTAGTGGAGAACCAAAATTACATGGCCTGGACTTCCCTACTGATCACCTTGATCAGCCGAGCAGGGTTAACAATggtctttctttctctttccggAAGTCCAAAATTGAACCAGTAGGTCCAGATACACCACTGAAGGGCTTTGTAGATGACTTTGAATCCTTGGATAATCGTGGGAAACTGCTTTCAGATAGGCTGGCACAGCCTGCCATGAAATGTTCAGATCCAGAGTGGTGGGAAACTCAAGAACGGGGTTATCAGGATGGATTTGCAGATGAATCTGGTCAAGTTGGTCCTCGTGCTTCATGCTATTGTCAG GTCATTAGAAGTGTCAGTCAGTGGTCTGCTGGAACAAGCCAAACTGAAGAGAGCATTCATAGTGCTTATTGCTCAGTTATCGAGAAAGCAGAACATTTTATTTACATTGAG AATCAATTTTTCATATCAGGTCTCTCGGGAGATGAGATAATACATAATCGCGTGCTAGAAGCATTATACCGGCGTATTATGCGAGCATACAATGATAAGAAGTGTTTTAGAGTCATAATCGTCATACCACTACTACCGGGTTTCCAG GGGGGTGTGGATGATGGGGGTGCAGCATCTGTGAGAGCCATAATGCATTGGCAGTATCGAACCATTTGCAGAGGACAAAACTCGATATTGCATAATCTCTATGATCTTCTTGGTCCTAAAACACATGATTACATTTCTTTCTATGGCCTCAGAGCTTATGGTAAACTCTTCGATGGTGGTCCTGTGGCCTCCAGTCAG GTATATGTGCACAGTAAAATTATGATTGCCGATGATTGTGTAGCATTAATTGGATCGGCTAATATTAATGATAGGAGTTTGCTTGGGTCAAGAGATTCCGAG ATTGGTGTACTTATCGAGGACAAAGAACCGGTTGATTCATTTATGGGAGGAAAACCATGGAAAGCTGGAAAATTTTCTCTCACTCTTCGTCTGACATTGTGGTCTGAACACCTTGGTCTTCACTCAGGAGAG ATCGATCAAATAATTGACCCTGTTGTTGATTCAACTTACAAGGATATTTGGATGGCAACTGCAAAG ACAAATACGGCCATTTACCAAGATGTATTTTCTTGCATACCTAATGATCTGATACATACAAG AGTTGCACTCAGACAAAGCGTGGCCTTCTGGAAGGAGAAAGTTGGCCATTCTACCATCGATTTAGGAATAGCACCTGAGAAGTTAGAATCCTATCAAAATGGAGATATCAAGAAAATAGATCCCATGGATAGATTAGAGGCGGTGAGGGGGCATCTTGTTTCTTTCCCTCTTGATTTCATGTTAAAAGAAGATTTGAGACCTGTGTTCAATGAGAGCGAGTATTATGCATCGGCTCAAGTTTTTCATTAG
- the LOC132162862 gene encoding uncharacterized protein LOC132162862, producing MSASLFLSFPPIPPPLAPRAWLHRSTLSLLAVRRRNLPLLFPINMSSDHHLVVPTTELCDESDFETIVSPDGLISICGFGSLLSERSARSTFPDLIDFRVARLNGFRRVFAHAAPIFFERGIAKPETKEISSLSVEPCEGETLVVTVFEIQKSEIPAFVKRELEFRFLAVVPESLDGKPFDNRAVLCARYSDEEFFQVRCKGSKEIYFQHYGRYNIDKIWRDDILPCRVYLRHCVLAAKNLSDVAYNNFLDHTFLADRKTTIREYLATTGSGIMEEEPPESLKTRYGG from the exons ATGTCCGCTTCTCTTTTTTTGTCATTCCCTCCCATTCCTCCCCCATTGGCGCCCCGCGCGTGGCTCCACCGCTCAACCCTCTCTCTCCTAGCCGTTCGCCGGCGAAATCTTCCGCTACTATTTCCGATCAACATGTCCTCCGACCACCACCTCGTCGTACCGACGACTGAACTCTGCGACGAGTCCGATTTCGAAACCATTGTCTCCCCCGACGGTCTCATCTCCATCTGTGGCTTCGGTTCCCTCCTCTCCG AAAGGAGCGCGAGGAGTACATTTCCAGACCTGATCGACTTTAGAGTTGCGAGATTGAACGGCTTTCGGCGCGTGTTCGCTCACGCGGCTCCGATTTTCTTCGAGCGTGGTATAGCCAAGCCAGAAACCAAG GAGATTTCTAGCTTGAGTGTAGAGCCCTGTGAAGGTGAAACTCTGGTGGTCACAGTCTTCGAGATTCAAAAATCAGAG ATTCCGGCTTTTGTCAAGAGGGAGCTTGAATTTCGGTTCCTAGCT GTTGTGCCTGAATCACTTGATGGGAAGCCATTTGACAATCGAGCG GTGCTTTGTGCTCGATATAGTGATGAGGAATTTTTTCAAGTTCGATGCAAAG GAAGCAAGGAGATCTATTTTCAGCATTATGGACGTTATAACATTGATAAGATTTGGCGAGATGATATTTTACCTTGCCGTGTTTATCTTAGACACTG TGTTTTGGCAGCAAAGAACCTCAGTGATGTAGCCTACAACAACTTCCTGGATCACACTTTCCTTGCGGACCGTAAAACAACCATCCGTGAGTACCTTGCAACAACGGGTTCAGGCATAATGGAAGAGGAGCCTCCAGAATCGCTCAAGACGCGTTATGGTGGTTGA